A portion of the Bacteroides faecium genome contains these proteins:
- a CDS encoding helix-turn-helix domain-containing protein, whose amino-acid sequence MKMDFPQVDLPTEVLAWMNVTEDILNIYKQSCRLQACIVAICTEGSMKASINLLDYEIRPNDLITLLPGTIIQFREKTEKVCLCFAGFSAHCAGRINLMKNIGNAYPKLIEQPVVPLNEEVAGYLKDYFALLARASCNENFDMDPELVELALQTILTSIRLIYHNYPGESSSSNRKKEICRELIQSVTENYKNERRAQFYADKLGVSLQHLSTTVRQVTGKSVLDTIAYIVIMDAKAKLKGTNMTIQEIAYSLNFPSASFFGKYFRRYVGMTPLEFRNG is encoded by the coding sequence ATGAAAATGGACTTTCCACAGGTAGACTTGCCTACCGAAGTATTAGCATGGATGAATGTCACGGAAGATATTCTGAATATTTATAAGCAATCTTGCCGGTTGCAGGCATGTATTGTCGCCATTTGTACTGAAGGCTCAATGAAAGCTTCCATCAACTTGCTTGATTATGAAATACGTCCCAATGACTTGATAACATTATTACCGGGAACTATCATCCAGTTTCGGGAAAAAACAGAAAAAGTATGTCTCTGCTTCGCAGGTTTCTCCGCTCATTGCGCCGGACGTATCAATCTGATGAAGAATATCGGCAATGCTTATCCTAAACTTATCGAACAACCGGTAGTTCCTCTTAATGAGGAAGTAGCCGGTTATCTGAAAGATTATTTCGCCCTGCTGGCACGTGCCAGTTGCAATGAGAACTTTGATATGGACCCTGAATTGGTAGAATTGGCACTTCAGACTATCCTGACAAGCATACGGCTGATATATCATAATTATCCGGGAGAGAGCAGTAGCTCAAACCGTAAAAAGGAAATATGTCGGGAACTGATTCAATCTGTCACCGAGAATTATAAGAACGAACGCCGTGCGCAGTTCTACGCGGACAAGTTGGGGGTATCTCTCCAACATCTGAGTACTACGGTGAGACAAGTGACAGGGAAAAGTGTATTGGATACGATTGCTTATATCGTTATCATGGATGCCAAAGCTAAATTGAAGGGTACGAATATGACTATCCAGGAAATTGCTTATTCGCTGAATTTTCCCAGTGCTTCTTTCTTCGGCAAATATTTCAGACGATATGTTGGAATGACGCCATTGGAATTCAGAAATGGATAA
- a CDS encoding heavy metal translocating P-type ATPase: MGNIVKKAFPVLNMHCAGCANNVEKTVRKLPGVTEASVNFATNMLTISYEKDKLTPGEIRAAVLAAGYDLIVEEAHKEERQEEEQHKRYVRLKRKVIGAWILVVPLLVFSMILMHMPYSNEIQLVLAIPVMVFFGGGFFTGAWKQAKIGRSNMDTLVALSTSIAFLFSLFNTFFPEFWYARGLEPHVYYEASAVIIAFVLTGKLMEERAKGNTSNAIRKLMGMQPKVARVLRNGVEEEILIEQLQVGDLVVVRPGEQIPVDGKLSEGDSYVDESMISGEPIPVEKKKGDKVLAGTINQRGSFIISAAQVGSETVLARIIHMVQEAQGSKAPVQRIVDRITGIFVPVVLGIAILTFILWIAIGGSEYISYGVLSAVSVLVIACPCALGLATPTALMVGIGKAASQHILIKDAVALEQMRKVDVVILDKTGTLTEGHPTATGWLWAQSQEPHYKDVLLAAEMKSEHPLAGAIVAALQDEEKVTPAKLDSFESITGKGIKVSYQGQVYWVGSHKLLRDFSATMSDVMADMLVRYESDGNGIIYFGRENELLAIIAVTDPIKATSAEAVKELKRQGIDICMLTGDGQRTALAVASHLGIERFVADALPDDKADFVRELQLQGKKVAMVGDGINDSQALALADVSIAMGKGTDIAMDVAMVTLMTSDLLLLPKAFQLSKQTVKLIHQNLFWAFIYNLIGIPIAAGILFPLNGLLLNPMLASAAMAFSSVSVVLNSLSLGRRRL, from the coding sequence ATGGGTAATATAGTAAAAAAGGCATTTCCCGTGCTCAATATGCATTGTGCGGGTTGTGCTAATAATGTAGAAAAAACAGTAAGAAAATTGCCGGGAGTCACGGAGGCTTCCGTCAATTTTGCCACCAATATGCTAACTATTTCTTACGAGAAAGACAAACTGACTCCCGGAGAAATCCGTGCGGCAGTGCTTGCAGCAGGCTACGACCTGATTGTGGAGGAAGCCCATAAAGAAGAGCGTCAGGAAGAAGAGCAGCATAAACGCTACGTTCGCTTGAAACGGAAAGTGATTGGTGCATGGATTTTGGTAGTACCATTGCTGGTATTCTCCATGATATTGATGCATATGCCATACTCTAACGAGATTCAGTTGGTACTTGCTATCCCTGTCATGGTCTTTTTCGGCGGCGGTTTCTTTACCGGAGCGTGGAAGCAGGCAAAGATAGGGCGGAGCAATATGGATACTTTGGTTGCACTGAGTACTTCCATTGCTTTTCTGTTCAGCCTGTTTAATACTTTCTTTCCTGAATTCTGGTATGCCCGCGGACTGGAACCGCACGTCTATTATGAGGCTTCTGCGGTGATTATCGCTTTCGTGTTGACCGGCAAACTGATGGAGGAACGCGCGAAAGGAAATACTTCCAACGCTATCCGCAAGTTGATGGGGATGCAACCTAAAGTAGCCCGTGTCCTGCGCAACGGAGTGGAAGAGGAGATTCTGATTGAGCAACTGCAAGTCGGTGATTTGGTAGTTGTTCGTCCGGGAGAGCAGATTCCCGTGGATGGTAAACTTTCCGAAGGCGATTCATATGTCGACGAAAGTATGATAAGCGGTGAGCCTATTCCGGTAGAAAAGAAGAAAGGCGATAAAGTATTGGCGGGAACTATCAATCAGCGCGGTTCGTTCATTATCAGTGCGGCACAGGTCGGCAGTGAGACGGTATTGGCGCGTATCATCCATATGGTACAGGAAGCACAGGGCAGTAAAGCGCCCGTACAGCGTATCGTTGACCGTATAACCGGTATTTTTGTACCTGTCGTGCTTGGCATTGCCATCCTGACATTTATCTTATGGATTGCCATTGGCGGCAGCGAATATATATCTTATGGAGTTCTATCCGCCGTGTCTGTTCTTGTGATTGCCTGTCCGTGTGCTTTAGGACTTGCTACGCCAACCGCATTGATGGTAGGAATCGGCAAGGCTGCCAGTCAGCATATACTGATTAAGGACGCCGTCGCTTTGGAACAAATGCGCAAGGTCGATGTCGTTATACTGGATAAGACCGGTACATTGACAGAAGGGCATCCCACAGCTACCGGATGGCTATGGGCACAATCGCAGGAACCACATTATAAAGATGTGCTCCTCGCTGCGGAAATGAAATCTGAACATCCTCTTGCCGGTGCTATAGTAGCTGCGCTTCAGGACGAGGAAAAAGTAACTCCCGCCAAGTTGGATAGCTTTGAAAGTATCACAGGAAAAGGTATAAAAGTTTCCTATCAGGGACAAGTGTACTGGGTAGGTAGCCATAAGCTTTTAAGGGATTTCAGTGCTACGATGAGTGATGTAATGGCTGATATGTTGGTTCGCTATGAATCGGACGGTAATGGCATCATTTACTTTGGTCGTGAGAACGAACTATTAGCTATCATTGCTGTTACCGACCCGATAAAGGCGACCTCTGCCGAAGCAGTGAAAGAGTTGAAGCGTCAGGGTATCGACATCTGCATGTTGACCGGTGACGGACAACGGACAGCTCTGGCTGTCGCTTCCCATTTAGGAATCGAACGTTTCGTTGCTGACGCACTGCCGGACGATAAGGCAGACTTTGTACGCGAACTGCAATTGCAGGGAAAGAAAGTCGCTATGGTAGGTGACGGAATCAATGACTCGCAAGCCTTGGCATTGGCTGACGTCAGCATTGCTATGGGAAAAGGTACGGATATTGCCATGGATGTTGCTATGGTAACTTTAATGACATCCGACCTGTTGTTGCTTCCCAAAGCCTTCCAGCTATCGAAACAGACAGTCAAACTGATTCATCAGAATCTCTTTTGGGCATTTATTTATAATCTGATAGGTATTCCTATCGCTGCCGGAATCCTGTTCCCATTGAATGGTTTGTTATTGAACCCGATGCTGGCAAGTGCCGCTATGGCTTTCTCCAGCGTGAGTGTGGTACTCAATTCCTTGAGTTTGGGAAGAAGAAGATTGTAA
- the lipB gene encoding lipoyl(octanoyl) transferase LipB — protein MKTVFVDWNLIPYAEAWQRQTEWFDGVVRAKAQDETYENRIIMCEHPHVYTLGRSGKENNMLLSDEQLKAIDATLYHIDRGGDITYHGPGQLVCYPILNLEEFELGLKEYVHLLEEAVIRVCASYGIEAGRLEKATGVWLEGDTPRARKICAIGVRSSHYVTMHGLALNVNTDLRYFSYIHPCGFIDKGVTSLRQELKHDVPMDEVKQRLEEELRKLFRLPVAKYGA, from the coding sequence ATGAAAACAGTTTTTGTCGATTGGAATTTGATACCGTATGCCGAAGCCTGGCAACGGCAGACGGAATGGTTTGACGGCGTTGTCCGTGCAAAAGCACAGGATGAAACCTATGAGAACCGTATCATCATGTGTGAGCATCCCCATGTCTATACTTTGGGACGTAGCGGGAAAGAAAATAATATGTTGCTAAGTGACGAACAGTTGAAAGCGATTGATGCGACCCTTTACCACATAGACAGGGGAGGAGACATCACTTATCACGGTCCGGGGCAATTAGTGTGCTATCCGATACTGAATCTTGAAGAATTTGAATTAGGACTGAAAGAGTACGTCCATCTATTGGAAGAAGCTGTGATACGTGTCTGTGCATCTTACGGCATTGAAGCGGGACGACTGGAGAAAGCAACAGGCGTCTGGCTGGAAGGTGATACACCCCGTGCCCGTAAGATATGTGCGATAGGAGTAAGAAGCAGCCACTATGTCACCATGCACGGACTGGCTTTGAATGTAAATACGGATTTGCGGTATTTCAGCTATATCCACCCTTGCGGATTTATAGATAAAGGCGTCACTTCACTTCGTCAGGAACTGAAGCACGATGTGCCGATGGACGAAGTGAAGCAACGTCTCGAAGAAGAACTTAGAAAACTATTCCGACTCCCAGTTGCCAAGTATGGTGCATAA
- a CDS encoding PorV/PorQ family protein, whose product MKRVKHFLLVSCIFPVLAGAQDRASTYLLELTPSAYFLELTPDAQSAGMAGTGLAITDNGSTAIFHNASTLAFSMETMGTSYSYADLNKDYALHSASIFYKIGREGKHGFMVGFRHFRSPKQEVDGGPNIGFRPYIWDLEAGYFRNVAKNLSLSLTLRYLQSKSWQSADSKNSVCLDFGATYHRNMALLDEMASWSIGFQAANIGKKLDGYKLPAKLGLGGAIDLPFSMENRLQVALDFNYLLPSEIRHLQTSVGAEYNFLKYAVVRAGYHFEDKDKGMGNYGTLGCGINFWPIRVDFSHALADKDSFMHHTWQLGVGIVF is encoded by the coding sequence ATGAAACGAGTAAAACATTTCCTTCTCGTCTCGTGCATCTTCCCAGTCCTAGCGGGAGCACAAGATAGGGCAAGCACTTACCTCTTGGAATTAACTCCAAGTGCCTATTTTTTGGAACTTACTCCGGATGCCCAATCGGCGGGTATGGCAGGTACAGGATTAGCTATCACCGACAACGGAAGTACAGCAATCTTTCATAATGCTTCTACCCTCGCCTTTTCTATGGAAACAATGGGGACAAGTTATTCATACGCTGACTTGAATAAAGATTATGCGTTGCACAGCGCGTCTATCTTCTATAAAATCGGAAGAGAAGGAAAGCACGGATTTATGGTAGGCTTCCGCCACTTCAGAAGCCCGAAGCAAGAAGTGGACGGGGGACCTAATATCGGTTTTCGTCCTTATATATGGGATTTGGAAGCCGGATATTTTAGAAATGTAGCAAAAAACCTGTCTCTCTCCTTAACACTCAGATATTTGCAATCCAAATCCTGGCAAAGTGCAGACAGTAAAAATTCCGTTTGTCTGGATTTTGGGGCTACATACCACCGCAATATGGCTCTTCTCGACGAAATGGCATCATGGAGCATCGGTTTCCAGGCTGCTAATATAGGGAAAAAGTTGGATGGTTATAAACTTCCCGCCAAGTTGGGATTAGGGGGAGCAATCGACCTGCCATTCAGCATGGAGAACCGTTTGCAGGTAGCACTTGACTTCAATTATTTGCTTCCTTCCGAGATCCGACATTTGCAGACAAGCGTAGGAGCCGAATACAATTTCCTGAAATATGCAGTAGTCCGTGCCGGATATCATTTTGAAGACAAAGACAAAGGCATGGGCAACTATGGTACTTTAGGCTGTGGAATCAATTTTTGGCCCATCCGCGTTGATTTCTCTCACGCACTGGCGGATAAGGATTCCTTTATGCACCATACTTGGCAACTGGGAGTCGGAATAGTTTTCTAA
- a CDS encoding N-acetylmuramoyl-L-alanine amidase-like domain-containing protein, producing the protein MRRLLSVIVSLVSVMTFAQEQSAELAPQDSGDMLRIGKSYLGTKYVANTLDRDGEEKLVVRTDAVDCLTFVEYTLAQAISPSFTENLQKIRYRDGIIDGYPSRLHYTSDWIDNGVRHGFLTDITARNSTPTMKLSLSYMSTHPKQYKKLADSPENVLRMAEYEKVLSGKIVHWLPKNQLPENGLPWIMDGDIIAITTKLPGLDIAHVGIAEYINGKLHLLHASSTLGKVVVSDTPLRHMLNNNKSWTGIRVVRMSHIKNN; encoded by the coding sequence ATGAGGAGACTTTTATCCGTCATAGTATCGCTTGTCAGTGTAATGACCTTTGCACAGGAACAGTCTGCGGAGCTTGCTCCGCAGGACTCCGGCGATATGCTGCGAATCGGGAAGTCTTATTTAGGGACAAAATATGTAGCCAATACCTTAGACCGGGACGGAGAAGAAAAACTGGTTGTCCGAACCGATGCGGTAGATTGTCTCACTTTTGTGGAATATACGTTGGCGCAGGCTATCAGTCCTTCTTTTACAGAAAATCTGCAAAAGATACGGTATCGTGATGGTATCATCGACGGTTATCCCTCGCGGTTGCATTATACTTCCGACTGGATTGATAACGGTGTCCGGCACGGTTTCCTTACAGATATCACTGCCAGGAACAGTACGCCTACAATGAAATTGTCCCTTTCATACATGTCCACCCATCCCAAACAATACAAGAAATTGGCTGATTCGCCGGAAAATGTGTTACGGATGGCTGAATATGAGAAAGTTTTATCAGGAAAAATAGTACATTGGCTGCCGAAAAACCAATTGCCGGAAAACGGATTGCCGTGGATTATGGATGGAGATATTATTGCTATCACAACAAAGTTGCCCGGACTGGACATTGCTCACGTAGGAATAGCAGAATATATAAATGGAAAGTTGCATCTGCTGCACGCTTCTTCTACATTAGGGAAAGTGGTTGTCAGCGATACGCCTCTCAGGCATATGCTCAACAATAATAAATCGTGGACAGGCATACGTGTCGTTCGAATGTCGCACATTAAAAATAACTGA
- a CDS encoding heavy-metal-associated domain-containing protein has product MRTKRWMATCVVALLSVAAVMAKDIRVVVFKVTQMHCENCEKKVKDNMRFEKGLKEVSTVVKDRTVTITYDAEKTNVKNLQAGFKKFNYEAEFVKETKKDDKKADKK; this is encoded by the coding sequence ATGAGAACAAAAAGATGGATGGCCACTTGCGTGGTGGCTCTTTTGAGTGTAGCTGCCGTAATGGCGAAAGATATTCGTGTAGTAGTATTCAAAGTGACTCAGATGCACTGCGAAAACTGTGAAAAGAAAGTGAAGGACAACATGCGTTTCGAAAAAGGTCTGAAAGAAGTTTCTACTGTTGTGAAAGACCGGACTGTCACTATCACATACGATGCTGAAAAGACAAATGTAAAGAACTTGCAAGCGGGATTCAAGAAGTTCAATTATGAAGCCGAATTTGTGAAAGAAACAAAGAAGGACGATAAGAAAGCGGATAAGAAGTAA